From the genome of Bactrocera oleae isolate idBacOlea1 chromosome 2, idBacOlea1, whole genome shotgun sequence, one region includes:
- the LOC106621002 gene encoding uncharacterized protein yields the protein MATARQIVLLLTTFAMMHIGFIEMAIFGENNTNRDLHRYKDFLDSINDEEYFENCLFYGEPRESEVLNLFLQDITERFKKPVIILTGNTTDQEIANRFNRDMLIIAQLTDFEMVLPTLATTLERMRQKRIILISAERPTHETVEPYLRQVFRYCEAEKLLNVVVIFEDFPETKIFHSYSIFPSFELEAKIFGANGVAVFPRRMLDLQGFGIRTIPDQIYPWSFTYELDGQVKIGGYVQKLMETYANYLNATLTYPIPVILNDNSIAVRIIELMDSNQLDIPTSRKYLEIANNFDEASIPFGVSGLYIMAPIGDHHSFWSFLVIYSDWRHLTFSLLSCSSSIMLFYLCRRLQYRRAGRRFHKNLFAALLEPNYLSSNFGVVHQLRMQHLVTLRLIICVSAVYSLCLYTQFTANLNTFMTKPTMVRNPKSWHDLNEDGHKVLLSKRFYAYVRMWCDEICAHFEHSLEIVDSAELQLELQSSFNTSYAYLTDLFSWYFVKLQMRKLKQPIFRMTDICLKRHLFHCIFLSRNSIFKESIDLFLTRIVDHGLQKYLIYTTYVEAVRSGIIKSLSQGDHAQDQPLDMAYFSFMWPFFGFAWTMASAIFAVELVSVRWRAWILGQQKR from the coding sequence ATGGCGACTGCTCGGCAAATAGTTCTGCTCTTGACAACTTTTGCAATGATGCATATAGGCTTCATTGAAATGGCAATTTTTGGAGAGAATAATACAAATCGCGATCTACATCGATATAAGGACTTTCTAGATTCAATAAACGACGAGGAATATTTTGAGAATTGCTTGTTCTACGGTGAGCCAAGAGAGAGCGAAGTACTAAATCTATTCTTACAGGATATTACTGAGCGCTTTAAGAAACCCGTTATCATACTAACTGGCAATACCACCGATCAAGAAATCGCAAACAGGTTTAATAGAGATATGCTTATCATAGCACAACTCACAGATTTCGAGATGGTACTGCCGACACTCGCCACCACACTCGAACGCATGCGACAGAAGCGTATTATACTCATCAGCGCTGAGCGGCCAACACACGAAACAGTAGAACCGTACTTGAGGCAAGTTTTTCGTTATTGCGAGGCGGAAAAATTACTCAATGTAGTCGTGATCTTTGAAGACTTTCCAGaaacgaaaatatttcataGTTACAGCATATTTCCGAGTTTCGAATTGGAAGCGAAAATATTTGGTGCTAACGGTGTGGCGGTGTTTCCACGGCGCATGTTAGACCTACAAGGCTTCGGCATACGCACGATACCCGATCAAATATATCCATGGTCATTCACATATGAGCTCGATGGTCAGGTGAAGATTGGTGGATATGTGCAAAAACTTATGGAGACATATGCAAACTACCTCAATGCCACACTCACTTATCCAATACCGGTAATACTCAATGACAACAGCATTGCCGTCAGAATAATCGAACTCATGGACAGCAACCAGCTCGATATACCGACGAGTCGCAAGTACCTTGAAATAGCAAACAATTTCGATGAGGCATCAATACCTTTTGGTGTCAGCGGCTTGTACATCATGGCGCCGATTGGGGATCATCATTCATTTTGGAGTTTCCTCGTCATCTATAGCGATTGGCGACATCTGACATTTTCGCTGCTCAGCTGCTCGTCGTCCATTATGCTATTCTATTTATGTAGACGTCTGCAATACAGGCGCGCCGGTCGGCGATTTCACAAAAACTTGTTCGCTGCACTGCTGGAGCCCAACTATTTATCGTCGAATTTCGGCGTAGTGCATCAGCTGCGCATGCAACACTTGGTCACGTTACGTTTGATAATCTGTGTATCGGCCGTATACTCCTTATGCCTTTACACACAGTTTACGGCTAATCTAAATACGTTTATGACTAAGCCGACAATGGTGCGCAATCCGAAGAGTTGGCATGATTTGAACGAAGATGGTCACAAAGTGCTTCTCTCGAAGCGTTTCTACGCTTATGTGCGTATGTGGTGTGATGAGATATGTGCGCACTTTGAGCACTCACTGGAGATTGTCGACTCAGCCGAGCTGCAGCTTGAGCTGCAATCAAGTTTCAACACCAGTTACGCTTATCTGACTGACCTATTTTCATGGTACTTCGTTAAGCTGCAAATGCGCAAGCTGAAGCAACCGATATTCCGTATGACAGACATCTGTTTGAAGCGGCATCTATTTCACTGCATCTTTCTGTCGCGAAATTCGATTTTCAAGGAGTCTATTGATCTGTTTCTTACGCGCATTGTAGACCATGGTTTGCAAAAGTATTTGATTTATACAACATATGTGGAAGCGGTGCGCTCTGGTATCATTAAAAGTCTTTCACAAGGAGATCATGCGCAGGATCAACCACTTGATATGGCATATTTTTCGTTCATGTGGCCCTTCTTTGGCTTTGCTTGGACGATGGCCTCCGCTATATTTGCGGTCGAATTGGTTAGCGTGCGTTGGCGAGCGTGGATTTTAGGGCAGCAGAAacgttga